The genomic stretch AAATAAACGATCAAGCTATTCATGTCTCTTCATCTTGATCAGTGTCAGTGCTAGGGTTGCTGATCTGGAGTTTGAGCCCTAGAGCCTGGAGAACCTGTAAGATCTTTCCGATTTGGCAGGTTGACTTACCTTTCTCAAGATCAATAATAAAGCGTAAACCCGTACCACAGGTCAGTGCCAGATCCTTCTGGGTGACCTTCAACTGTCTACGCCTTGCGCGAATAGTAGCGCCAAGCTGCTTTGGACTTTTAGTATTCATGTTACCGAACGGGAATATACGACATCATAGAGTGCCTGTCAAACAAAATATTACCGCACGGTAATATTTTGTCTTATGTGAGTCTTTTTGATATAAATATTACCGTACGGGCACATTGCTGACTCAGAAAGCTGTCCAAGAATTAAGACTGAGTTGGCTTCTTAGCCGCCGGTTTGAAAAACAGAATTGTCAACCCGTGCTTGGAAGCTAGTATATCTGGATGCTCATACCAGGAATTGGCGATTTCAAAGCCTTTCATTCTTACCTCGACCGGGATTCTGATGTAGGAGAAATTTCTCTTCCAGAGATTCGTCTTCTTGCGATACCCGGGGAGCACCCCCACGCTGCACTATTTATCCGTCGTAAAGAAATGAAGATGGATGAGGAGCAAGCCCCCCCCTAACAACATCTTATCGTTGAGCTTGTCCCGCGTAACGCAGTGTAGCGTGAACCCT from Candidatus Neomarinimicrobiota bacterium encodes the following:
- a CDS encoding helix-turn-helix transcriptional regulator; the encoded protein is MNTKSPKQLGATIRARRRQLKVTQKDLALTCGTGLRFIIDLEKGKSTCQIGKILQVLQALGLKLQISNPSTDTDQDEET